In the genome of Pangasianodon hypophthalmus isolate fPanHyp1 chromosome 15, fPanHyp1.pri, whole genome shotgun sequence, the window TTTATACAGAATAgcggaaaaaatgaaaaatattccagtgagcagcagttctgcaggtggaaacacaTTGCcttgagaaaggtcagaggagaatggtcagtctggtttgagctgacaggaaggctatggtgactcaaataatcactctttccAACCaaagtgagcagaaaagctaaGAACAGGtacctgaggctacagtgggcataggctggacagctgaagattagaaaaacatctCCTGGTCTTTTCCCTAACCTCAGCTGCTctgtttcagtgagcctgtcaTACTGAATGAGAATAAAATCTTATTCATGTAACTTCATAACTGAGTGTGCAGTATCATGTTTCCTATTTAAGGAAGATGGATATGGAAAATGCTTATGTAAGAttggtttcttctgggttctctgatttccttCCACCTTCCAAGAAcgtgccagtaggtggattggctacaatTGTCCctaaatgtgaatgagtgtgtgaatgtgtgtgcatggttgcctgtgatggactggcatcatattcagggtgtgttcctgcctcacgcACAGTgttccaggataggctccggatccacaaCAACACTGGCAAGGATAAATTAGTTActaaaagtgagtgagtgagtcagagtgagtgagtgagtgagtgagatcCTCTAAAATAAGATCTGTGATTAAAATCACTACATTCTGCTTATGTCATCCATCAGCTTCATCCAGGCTCATACAGAAAATGGGcttgcataaacagaaacattctttgGTGAGCTTGTAAttcttttctgtccattagtatgcttcatttgtgttttttccagTCCCGCTATCACGTGTTATCCTATACCGTCCTCCTATTTGAGGCTTTCAGACAAGCGTTGTAACAgagctcacactctgagattttaataaaaagtcaCTGATCATAACTtaaaaccaaagaattcttttgcAATGTACAATTTTCATGTGTGTCAGCAAAATTGGTCTGGaaattgtacagtgtaaagctgGCTTAAGGGCTTATATTTCATAACAACTgcatttgttttgtcttattaaattaagcagaaataaaaagggaggctgatgagggaacaactatttatagctgctataacgtaagtgataacaagaactaacttttttcacagatgttccacaacattaaatgtaattataaattgataaaaagtacatgttgttctttcatttctttcaattgttggcaaattgctttgataaaagagcaataaaacactctgaGATGTCactgattatattcctataacagcacaccatgacatgttttattccttatgctTCTACATTTCCAACATGTCCTCCTTGATCCAGTATCCAGCAAGCTACATAGAAAACAATCCAATTTGATTATAATGAGCTAATAAGCTAATATAGGGGTCGAAATGAGAAACCATCAACATGTCCATTGAGATTTTGAAGGTACTCACTGAAATCTGCATACTGACcatttttcattcttctttcACAAGTGAATTAttgactgtatttattttttgtttggtgATAAAATTTCATTAATCACATCCTCACtgggaaaatgtgtttaaataactaattaacataattaatcAATCCCCAGTGCTTGAGTACTAATGTGACTCAAATATGTTATCCtttgaatgtgtttattcaGATTCAAATACAATCATTCTTGGTTCTGTAGAattccaatttatttattaaatatatttatttggttcaactgtatttatttagttctagtttgtttatttattagctatatttattaatcaatCAAATTCATACCAATACCATAGCACAAAATCAAGTATGGTATTAGTTTCACTCACGATTCATATATTAAAGTTACTTAATTTTGGAAGGGAAAAAAGATCTTGTGAAAAAGTTTTATGAATTTGAATGATCAAGGATGGTTGGATTCCATTTGAGTTCATTCAAATAAAGTCATGCGAAATGGTACAGACGTTAAGTCTGTCCCAACCCTAACCTTATGAAGAGATACAAATTTAGAAGTGTGAAATGATTTGTTTTCAGTAATAATGATTTCATGTGAGGAATTGTATGAAACTGTATAAAATTGGCTCTTTGGCTACACAAGAGAGCTCACCTACGAGACACACCCACAAAAGAATATGTGCAGGCCAGAAGGTCATCAGTGACGATCTCTCAGTTTAGCTGCCAGAGCCATGAAAACACTCTCCCAAACTTTGAATCACTTTGTGCAAGGCTGCATTCACaacattatttttgtcatttataattCTGGCCATCCTACAGGATGGATCGTTTAGGtaataaatctgttttaacCAAGAAAGTATGGTGTATTATAAGTGCATGCATTCCTTTCTATTGTGTTCACGTGTGTATGGATCACGTCCATTTCAATCTCAGTGgctgtatttatttctgaaggccAGAACAAAAACTTAGTAATGTGACATTatggagcaaaaaaaacatatgattgCGAGACAGCAGGCAGTGGAGATGTTGATGTTACTCgcaataatattaacattttcagtGACGGATTTGACACATCTTTAGCAAATATCACATTTGAAATGTTGGATGAAGCTCGGATTTTATTAGTACACAGAGAAAATATTCTCCCTTTTTTACATGAGATACAGCATTAATTCTGAGGTTAGATAAAATCAATAGAATCTGTAGTTTATCAGGATCACAAACACCCCATAACACATGTAATACCCATAaactatatacaaatattttttaagacTTAACATGCCACATTTTTGTGTACATGCCTACAGAAATACACGTACACATTAAATCATAGACAGATGAAAGAAACAATCACATTGTCATTGTCTCATAATTAGTGTTTTGTAAAAGCCTCTAAAGGCACAACTCTGTTTGTACCACAGTACAGGAAGTTCTGCTTGAACAGTGGCCTGAAGGTCTCGTCCCTGAGGCCATAGATGAGTGAGCTGAGGCAGCGTGGAAGGACCAGCACTATGAAGAAGTTGAGGAAGCGTAGCTGTGTGTATACGGCAAGAGGCAGGCTTCCTAGCAGGTAATCTATATACTCGTAGAGGAAGGACATGAGCGAGAGGCCAAGCTGCAGTGCGTGCAGTACCACAGTGCGCAAGGCCTTGCGGGCAGAAGAGGTGTCAGAGGAGGCGGCACGCGCCTGCCGCAGGATGGCCACATACGTGTAGAGTAACACAATGGCCACCATGACAAAAAGCAGCACTTTGAATGTCACACTCCTGCCCTGCTGCCAGGGTGCCACCATGAGCTGTGCAATGGTACACACTGTAGGAGACAAGTAGTAGGATGGTTCTGCGAGGAGGAAGAGAGCACACACATCAGTTAGCACATCACTGATGCCCAAAACCCACACCAGAGCCACAGCCATACTCGCTCGTGCTGGTGTAGCCAACTCGCTGTGCCGCAAAGGGAAGCAGATGGCCGTGTACCTCTCCAGGGACATGACAGCCAGATTTAGTGGTGCGTTGACAAACGTCGATGTAGACACCAGCACAATCATGGCACAGACAGCACGCACCACCACAAAGTATAAGAAACTGAGCATATAGAGCACCAGTGCGATCACCAGGTGAATGGTGTCATTCAGGAGCATGTGGGCAAAGAGAATGTAACGTGGTGTCTCGCGGAAGATGGCCTTGGTGCGCAGCGTAAACAGCATCACAATGTTAACATAAATGAAGAGGGAGTGTGTGGACAGCACCAGGAACACCATAAAGATCCTCTCGCCTGTATAAGCGAGTCTGATGGCCTGCATATCAACAACAGTCAAAGTGCCAGACATGTTGGCCATCAGTAGTCCtgcagaaagaaagggagaattTCTTATAGTACATGGGAATAGCCCAGGGTTCACAGcacagattttcattttttattttagtttcatgTATACAATCTAAATATACAaacactgaatattttacaACTA includes:
- the LOC128320492 gene encoding odorant receptor 131-2-like, giving the protein MANMSGTLTVVDMQAIRLAYTGERIFMVFLVLSTHSLFIYVNIVMLFTLRTKAIFRETPRYILFAHMLLNDTIHLVIALVLYMLSFLYFVVVRAVCAMIVLVSTSTFVNAPLNLAVMSLERYTAICFPLRHSELATPARASMAVALVWVLGISDVLTDVCALFLLAEPSYYLSPTVCTIAQLMVAPWQQGRSVTFKVLLFVMVAIVLLYTYVAILRQARAASSDTSSARKALRTVVLHALQLGLSLMSFLYEYIDYLLGSLPLAVYTQLRFLNFFIVLVLPRCLSSLIYGLRDETFRPLFKQNFLYCGTNRVVPLEAFTKH